DNA sequence from the Hoylesella buccalis ATCC 35310 genome:
CTCTTGCCGATTTTCAAGTTGGTAACGTCGATGTCCAGATGTTCTGGAATACGCTGGTAAGGAGCGGTAACGTTCACCTTGCGGATAGACAGGTTCATGCGTCCACCATCGCGTACACCCTGTGCCAATCCAACCAACTTCACCGGAATACCGATGGTGATAGGCTTCTGGTCGTTCACAGCGTAGAAGTCAACGTGGAGCAGTGCGTCCGTCACAGGATGGAACTGCAGTTCTTTCAAGATGGCGGTATGACTTTCGCCATCAATATTGAGGTTGATTACATAGATATGCGGTGTGTACACCACCTTGCGCAACTCTGACATGGGAGCCGCGAAAGCCAATGCTTCGGGTTTGCCGTCAGCCTGTGCTGCACCGTAAATGTTACAGGGTACATAACCCTCTTTTCTCAATTGTTTAGAAGCTTTCTTTCCAAGGTCTTGACGCTTCTTACCTGATACATTAATCTCTTTCATAATGTGTTACTCTAAATTAAGTTGTTGAACATTCATTGCCTTAATTCGCCATCACACAGAGACGCAGGACTCTCCTGCTTGGCCGATGCTGTCAGTAAGAGCGACAGGCGGAACATGACTCCTCTCTCCCCTACTTTTACAACATGCGTCGGCGTCACTGATGCGCTCAAAAAAGCGTTGCAAAGTTACTTGAATTATCTGAGATATGCAAAGTTTCTGTAAAAAATTGCTATTATCCAGAAAGATTGCTTGCATGTCATGTAAAAAAAGGCTACATTTGCATAATAAATTTAGAAAGAACACAAGGATGATCAATCGCGAAATAATCAGGACCAAGATAGTCCAGTTAACCTACGCCTACTACCAGAATGGCAATAACAACATGGATAACGCAGAGAAAGAATTGCTTTTCTGCCTCTCCAAAGCATACCATTTGTACATCTATCTGCTCCAACTCATCGTGGCCATCTCGCGTGAAGAGCGACACAGAGTGGAGATTAACACGCAGAAAGCCGAAAGAGAAGGAACGGAGATGCCTCCACAAAAATTCGCCTTCAACAAGTTTGCCGTTCAACTGGAAGAGAACAAGATGCTCAACGACTTCATCGAAGAACAGAAACTGACCTGGGATGATGACGTTGAGTTCATTAGAAAGATATGCAACCAGATTGAACAGTCGGAAACCTACCAAGCATACATGGCCGACACGGACGACAGTTATGAGGCCGACCGCGAAGTATGGCGCAAGCTGTACAAACAGCTCATTCAGGATAATCCCGAATTGGATGCCCTGCTCGAGGAGAAGAGTCTCTACTGGAATGATGACAAAGAGGTGGTAGACACCTTCGTGCTGAAAACCATCAGGCGGTTCGACCAGGCCAACAAGGCCGATCAAGAAATCTTGCCCGAATACAAGGACGAGGAAGACCGCAACTTCGCCACCAAACTCTTCCGCGCCACCATCCTCAATGCCGACACCTACCAGCTGTACATGAGCGAGACCAGCCGCAACTGGGATTTCTCACGGTTGGCCTACATGGACGTGGTCATCATGCAGATTGCCATCGCCGAGATGCTCACGTTCCCGAACATCCCCGTCTCGGTGACGATTTACGAATACGTCAACCAGGCCAAGCGTTACAGTACCACAAAGAGCGGCGGATATATCAACGGCATGCTCGACTCCATTGCACGCCACCTTATCTCAACAGGCAAAATGCTCAAACCTATGCCTGAACCTAAGCAGCGCCGATCTGCCAAGAAAGAGAAAACTCCTGATACCGAGCAACCGGCAGAAGAACAAGAATAGACAAAATAGAAATACAAATACGAATTAATTAATCAATCAATCAAATATGACAACACTATTATTAGCTGCACAAGCAGCAGGCGGCGGAACAGGCATGCTTATCTTCATGGTGGCCATGTTGGCTATCATGTGGCTGTTCATGATTCGTCCACAACAAAAGAAACAAAAGGAGATACGCAACTTCCAAAACGCTTTGCAGGAAGGCTCAAAGGTGATCATCAACGGCGGCATCTACGGCACCGTGAAGCGCATTGACCTCACCACAAACAAGGTGGACGTTGAAATCGCACGCGGCGTCACCGTACAGGTAGACCGCAACTTCCTTTATGCCGACGCGGCTTCGCAGAACACAACCAACGCTTAACCGCAATCGCACATGCTCAAGCAGCTCAAGCGTATCACCGCACCCATCAGGAATTTCTTGCTCGACTTGGTATCCAAGCGATTCCTGGTGTTTTTGTTTTTCCTATTTCTCAGTGCGGCGTTCTGGCTCTCCATGACGCTCGATGAGATGTACGAAAAGGAGATTCCTGTGCCCATACGCTTGGTCAACGTGCCCAAAAACATCATCATCACCACCAACATGCCCGACACCGTCATCATGACGGTACGCGACAAAGGATTTGCCTTCATAAGCGACTTTACGGGCAGCCGGTTACGACCCATCAACCTTAACTTCTCTACCTACGCCAACGAAAGCGCAGGTAAGGGAAGTGTACCCCTGGCCGACGTGCAGAACATCTTGTACCAACGCCTGGCCACGTCTTCCAGAATCACCGCACTGAAGCCCGACCAGCTGAGATTCTTCTTCAATTTCGGACAGTCGAAAACCCTGCCAGTACGCTTGAACGGTACCATGACACCCGCCAAAAACTACTACCTGGCGCGCGTGAGCTTCTGGCCTGAAAAGGTGACGGTGTACGCGCAGCAAAGCAAGCTGGACAGCCTAACATACATCCTGACCGAGAAACTGAACATCACCAATTTCACGGACACGCTGATTCGAAAGGTCAACTTGCAGAAAATCATTGGCGTGAAGACGGTCCCGGAGCAGGTAAAGATTGGGCTCTTCCCCGACATCCTCACCGAAGAGAGCATCGAGGTACCCATCAAGGCCATCAACATGCCGAAAGGCAAAACCCTGCGCACCTTCCCCACCAAGGCAAAAGTGCTGTTCAACATTGGTGTTACGGCTTTCAGGAAGATCAATGAAAAACAATTCGAGGTGGTGGTCGACTACAACGAGCTGCAGGCAAACCCATCAGACAAATGCGCCTTGCACCTGAAAACCGTCCCCGCTGAGGTACGACAAGCGCGGTTGGAAATGAACCAGGTGGACTATCTCGTAGAACAACAATAACCACCCATGCAACCAACGGTGCGATGAACAACAACAAAAGTATTGTCGCCCTCACGGGTGGCATCGGGTCGGGCAAGAGTTATGTCTGTCAATTGCTCAGGCAGCAGGGCATCGTCGTCTACGACTGTGATGAGGCAGCCAAACGACTCATGCGAGAAGATGGTCAGCTGCAGCAACAACTCATCCAACTGGTAGGATCGGATGTGTACGAGGGAACGAAGCTCCAGAAGTCGGTGCTCGCCCAGTTCCTGTTAGCATCAGAGGCCAACAAGCAAGCGGTCAACAACATCGTTCACCCAGCCGTGGCCACCGACTTTCTACAGTCGCCGCTGCAGTGGGTTGAGAGCGCCATCTTGTTTGACGCTCATTTCGACCGCCGCATCAAGCCCGACATGGTGATAT
Encoded proteins:
- a CDS encoding 50S ribosomal protein L25/general stress protein Ctc, whose product is MKEINVSGKKRQDLGKKASKQLRKEGYVPCNIYGAAQADGKPEALAFAAPMSELRKVVYTPHIYVINLNIDGESHTAILKELQFHPVTDALLHVDFYAVNDQKPITIGIPVKLVGLAQGVRDGGRMNLSIRKVNVTAPYQRIPEHLDIDVTNLKIGKSIKVGQLNFEGLEMATSKDVVVCSIKMTRAATMSTDTETAEEGEAAAEGEGEGEAAPAEA
- the nusB gene encoding transcription antitermination factor NusB — translated: MINREIIRTKIVQLTYAYYQNGNNNMDNAEKELLFCLSKAYHLYIYLLQLIVAISREERHRVEINTQKAEREGTEMPPQKFAFNKFAVQLEENKMLNDFIEEQKLTWDDDVEFIRKICNQIEQSETYQAYMADTDDSYEADREVWRKLYKQLIQDNPELDALLEEKSLYWNDDKEVVDTFVLKTIRRFDQANKADQEILPEYKDEEDRNFATKLFRATILNADTYQLYMSETSRNWDFSRLAYMDVVIMQIAIAEMLTFPNIPVSVTIYEYVNQAKRYSTTKSGGYINGMLDSIARHLISTGKMLKPMPEPKQRRSAKKEKTPDTEQPAEEQE
- the yajC gene encoding preprotein translocase subunit YajC translates to MTTLLLAAQAAGGGTGMLIFMVAMLAIMWLFMIRPQQKKQKEIRNFQNALQEGSKVIINGGIYGTVKRIDLTTNKVDVEIARGVTVQVDRNFLYADAASQNTTNA
- a CDS encoding CdaR family protein, which encodes MLKQLKRITAPIRNFLLDLVSKRFLVFLFFLFLSAAFWLSMTLDEMYEKEIPVPIRLVNVPKNIIITTNMPDTVIMTVRDKGFAFISDFTGSRLRPINLNFSTYANESAGKGSVPLADVQNILYQRLATSSRITALKPDQLRFFFNFGQSKTLPVRLNGTMTPAKNYYLARVSFWPEKVTVYAQQSKLDSLTYILTEKLNITNFTDTLIRKVNLQKIIGVKTVPEQVKIGLFPDILTEESIEVPIKAINMPKGKTLRTFPTKAKVLFNIGVTAFRKINEKQFEVVVDYNELQANPSDKCALHLKTVPAEVRQARLEMNQVDYLVEQQ
- the coaE gene encoding dephospho-CoA kinase (Dephospho-CoA kinase (CoaE) performs the final step in coenzyme A biosynthesis.) — its product is MNNNKSIVALTGGIGSGKSYVCQLLRQQGIVVYDCDEAAKRLMREDGQLQQQLIQLVGSDVYEGTKLQKSVLAQFLLASEANKQAVNNIVHPAVATDFLQSPLQWVESAILFDAHFDRRIKPDMVICVTAPWEIRVERIMRRDGISHEKATEWINSQMPQEEMIRLSDVEIVNDGKANLPQQIEKILELLHRNHILII